The following proteins are encoded in a genomic region of Stutzerimonas balearica DSM 6083:
- the cas5e gene encoding type I-E CRISPR-associated protein Cas5/CasD, with amino-acid sequence MADYLLLRLYGPLASWGEIAVGESRHSAVHPSRSALLGLLGAALGIERTDEAGQRALIEGYRFGIRLECTGSPMRDYHTVQVGVPPRKFRFRSRRQELSAAKVETILSAREYRCDSLALVAVEALPSAPVDLDALAQALREPSFSLYLGRKSCPLALPLLPRKVAAASVREALDTAEFPSLLGLLDQDAAQVWPSRQDRQYLRPGQIRYYWEDGMEAGMKASFDSWRHDQPLSRSRWQFAPRREWVALSGGEQG; translated from the coding sequence ATGGCGGACTATCTGCTGTTGCGTCTGTACGGCCCGTTGGCGAGCTGGGGCGAAATTGCGGTGGGCGAGTCGCGGCACTCGGCGGTGCATCCGTCGCGCTCCGCCTTGCTGGGCCTGCTCGGCGCGGCGTTAGGCATCGAGCGTACCGACGAGGCCGGTCAGCGCGCGTTGATCGAGGGTTACCGTTTCGGGATCAGGCTCGAATGTACCGGATCGCCAATGCGCGACTATCACACGGTCCAGGTCGGCGTCCCGCCGCGCAAGTTCCGCTTTCGCTCGCGGCGTCAGGAGCTGTCCGCGGCCAAGGTCGAGACCATTCTTTCGGCTCGGGAGTACCGCTGCGACAGCCTCGCGCTGGTGGCAGTGGAAGCCTTGCCGAGCGCGCCCGTCGATCTCGATGCCCTCGCTCAAGCGCTGCGTGAGCCGAGCTTTTCCCTCTATCTCGGGCGCAAATCCTGCCCTTTGGCATTGCCGCTGCTACCACGAAAGGTAGCGGCCGCCAGTGTGCGTGAGGCGCTGGATACCGCGGAGTTTCCGTCGCTTCTGGGGCTGCTGGATCAGGATGCCGCGCAGGTCTGGCCGTCCCGGCAAGACCGTCAATATCTCCGCCCCGGGCAGATTCGCTATTACTGGGAGGACGGCATGGAGGCAGGAATGAAAGCCAGCTTCGACAGTTGGCGGCACGACCAGCCGCTGTCGCGCAGCCGCTGGCAATTCGCCCCGCGGCGTGAATGGGTGGCCTTGAGCGGAGGAGAGCAGGGATGA
- a CDS encoding CRISPR-associated helicase/endonuclease Cas3, with the protein MTVPSFFAYWGKASAQGESGERFHLLPFHSLDVAACGQTLIKLPHFSLQPLARELGWPLSQVESLFVLFLALHDLGKFARSFQGLVTDLSPDLVPADRDKPYTKRHDTLGWMLWCEDFASESETAFLPDASHEFWGVWLRAVVGHHGKPPQEHESGGLIAFDASEHFLRSDRRAAHAFVDELASWLCPREIPPPERKQLVVLKRHAWRLAGLAVLADWLGSNQVHFPYRSDPTVLTDYWLHAQQQAREAVTSAGLEWHAIRHWPHPQQLFDYLTDPTPLQQYAATVELEGGPQLFLLEDVTGAGKTEAALILSQRLMQNGLAHGLYFALPSMATANQMYQRVGSIYRRLYAPGALPSLVLSHGARQLVEGYRQSVLHASDQPDDGRYKSDEGTASAQCNAWLADNRKKALLADVGVGTLDQALLAVLPARHQSLRLLGLAGKVLLVDEVHAYDPYMLSLLKNLLIAHARQCGSVILLSATLPLDVRNQLLQAYRSGLGCGDGEDLGDARYPLAVQAGQKLHSYACATRPQVRRKVQVSALHDEESVLALIAEQARAGRCIAWIRNTVSDARRAHALLTERMQASDVMLFHSRYAMGDRLDIENAVLARFGKHSSAAQRKGRVLVGTQVLEQSLDFDVDLMVSDLAPIDLVIQRAGRLQRHARQANGDPAADGVEQRAAPMLYLLTPEPVDEPKADWYASMFPKGCFVYPDAGKLWLGARALLAAGHLVTPGEAGQAGAVRELVEAVYGVDEQSVPEALQKSSRDQIGEGMAMQSQAHFNALKLDMGYCIDSSARWYEDNQVPTRLGDETQTLYLALWRDGELQPLCDSGLYCWERSAVNVRAEQARALAPDWQQRFGGAVERLRKGYRLLEEPAFVLPLAAEGGALIAKVLDARGRLVEMRYDRESGLSW; encoded by the coding sequence GTGACGGTCCCATCTTTCTTTGCTTATTGGGGAAAGGCATCCGCGCAGGGTGAGAGTGGCGAGCGCTTTCACCTTTTGCCTTTTCATTCCCTTGATGTGGCGGCCTGCGGCCAGACTCTGATTAAGCTGCCGCATTTTTCCCTGCAGCCTTTGGCTCGTGAGCTGGGCTGGCCGCTGAGCCAGGTCGAATCGCTGTTCGTGCTGTTCCTGGCACTGCATGACCTGGGTAAGTTCGCCCGATCCTTCCAAGGGCTAGTTACCGACCTTTCCCCCGATTTAGTTCCGGCAGACCGTGACAAGCCCTATACGAAGCGACACGACACCTTGGGCTGGATGCTCTGGTGCGAGGATTTTGCGAGCGAATCAGAGACTGCGTTCTTGCCAGATGCCTCTCATGAGTTCTGGGGTGTTTGGCTACGTGCAGTGGTCGGTCATCACGGCAAGCCTCCGCAGGAGCATGAGTCAGGTGGCCTGATCGCGTTCGACGCGAGCGAACACTTTCTGCGCTCGGACCGGCGCGCTGCACACGCCTTCGTTGACGAGCTCGCGAGCTGGCTGTGCCCGAGAGAAATCCCGCCCCCCGAACGTAAACAACTGGTGGTGTTGAAGCGGCACGCCTGGCGGCTGGCAGGCTTGGCGGTCCTCGCGGATTGGTTGGGCTCCAATCAGGTGCACTTCCCCTACCGAAGCGACCCGACGGTCCTGACTGACTACTGGCTGCATGCCCAGCAACAGGCGCGGGAGGCTGTAACCTCCGCTGGGCTGGAGTGGCACGCGATTCGCCACTGGCCCCATCCGCAGCAACTGTTCGATTACCTCACCGATCCGACCCCATTGCAGCAGTACGCCGCTACGGTCGAGCTAGAAGGCGGGCCTCAGCTGTTCCTGTTGGAAGACGTGACGGGCGCGGGAAAGACCGAGGCTGCACTGATCCTCAGTCAGCGCCTCATGCAGAACGGTTTGGCGCACGGCCTGTATTTCGCGCTGCCGAGCATGGCCACCGCCAACCAGATGTACCAGCGGGTCGGCAGTATCTACCGGCGCCTTTATGCTCCAGGCGCGCTTCCATCGCTCGTTCTGTCCCATGGGGCCCGGCAACTGGTCGAAGGCTATCGGCAAAGCGTGTTGCATGCTTCCGACCAACCGGACGACGGCCGCTATAAGTCAGATGAAGGAACGGCCAGCGCGCAATGCAATGCATGGCTTGCCGACAACCGCAAGAAGGCTTTGCTGGCCGATGTGGGTGTCGGCACGCTCGATCAGGCGCTGCTGGCCGTCTTGCCCGCTCGGCACCAATCGCTGCGGCTCCTGGGCCTGGCGGGCAAGGTCTTGCTGGTCGACGAGGTGCACGCCTACGACCCGTACATGTTGTCGCTACTAAAAAATCTGTTGATTGCTCATGCCCGTCAGTGTGGCAGCGTGATCCTGCTCTCGGCGACGCTGCCGCTCGATGTTCGGAACCAGTTGTTGCAAGCCTATCGTTCAGGGCTGGGATGCGGCGATGGAGAAGATCTGGGCGACGCGCGTTATCCATTGGCCGTGCAGGCCGGCCAGAAGTTGCACAGCTACGCCTGCGCAACGCGGCCCCAGGTGCGTCGGAAAGTTCAGGTCAGTGCATTGCATGACGAGGAATCGGTACTGGCTCTCATCGCTGAGCAAGCGCGGGCGGGCCGCTGCATTGCCTGGATTCGCAACACCGTGAGCGATGCGCGCCGTGCGCACGCCCTGCTGACCGAACGGATGCAGGCTTCGGACGTGATGCTGTTCCACAGCCGCTACGCGATGGGCGATCGCCTGGATATCGAAAATGCCGTGCTGGCCCGTTTCGGCAAGCACTCGTCGGCTGCGCAGCGCAAAGGCAGAGTGCTGGTCGGCACCCAAGTGCTTGAGCAGAGTCTCGATTTCGACGTCGATCTGATGGTGTCCGATCTCGCCCCCATTGATCTCGTGATTCAACGTGCCGGGCGTTTGCAGCGGCACGCACGGCAGGCTAATGGCGATCCGGCAGCCGACGGTGTCGAGCAACGTGCCGCGCCGATGCTGTATCTGCTGACACCTGAACCCGTCGATGAACCGAAGGCCGATTGGTACGCCTCGATGTTTCCCAAGGGCTGCTTCGTCTATCCGGACGCCGGAAAGCTATGGCTCGGCGCACGAGCGTTGTTGGCGGCCGGCCACCTCGTCACGCCGGGCGAAGCGGGGCAGGCCGGTGCTGTGCGGGAGTTGGTCGAGGCGGTGTATGGCGTGGATGAACAGTCCGTGCCCGAGGCGCTGCAAAAGTCCAGTCGGGATCAGATTGGCGAAGGCATGGCGATGCAAAGCCAGGCGCACTTCAACGCCTTGAAGCTGGACATGGGGTACTGCATCGACAGCAGTGCGCGCTGGTATGAGGACAATCAAGTGCCAACCCGGCTTGGCGATGAAACCCAGACGCTTTATCTCGCCCTCTGGCGCGACGGAGAGTTGCAGCCGCTGTGCGACTCCGGGTTGTACTGCTGGGAGCGCTCGGCCGTAAACGTCCGGGCGGAGCAGGCGCGTGCGCTGGCTCCGGATTGGCAGCAGCGCTTCGGTGGCGCGGTGGAGCGTCTGCGAAAGGGCTACAGGTTGCTCGAGGAGCCGGCATTCGTCTTGCCGCTGGCTGCGGAGGGCGGGGCGTTGATAGCCAAGGTTTTGGATGCGCGCGGCCGGTTGGTCGAGATGCGCTATGACCGGGAAAGCGGGCTGAGTTGGTAG
- a CDS encoding acyl-CoA dehydrogenase family protein, giving the protein MLHNACADTHEVTNQVPPLDGANLYRLDVPLQQWIARFGGGWAEQRLDAYGALAGGPLMGASFLANENKPVLRSHDRYGHRIDQVDFHPAYHELMRCAVEHGIPSLPWANPQPGAQVARAGLMYLHNQAEAGTSCPLTMTYASVPALRLQPDLAERWLPKILATEYDPRNVPMEDKAGVTIGMAMTEKQGGTDVRANTTRALPLGAGGPGQAYELVGHKWFCSAPMCDAFLTLAQTDKGLSCFLLPRHRPDGTRNAFQIQRLKNKLGNWANASSEVEFRGALAWMVGDEGRGVPTIIEMVASTRFDCMIGSSSLMRQALTQALHHCRHRLVGGRALLDQPLMQNVLADLALESEAALALTLRMGHALDNRADEAQDKFARLVTAVGKYWICKRAPEMIAEASECLGGAGYVEETILPRLYREAPVNSIWEGSGNVQCLDVLRALSKEAGVLDVFFAELGDGQGDRDLAAHIARLKRDLHDTDDIQYRARQLTEDMAIALQAKLLLEAGNSAVSDAFIASRLATSRRAYGTLPRGIALPPILDRSSPD; this is encoded by the coding sequence ATGTTGCACAACGCCTGCGCCGATACCCACGAGGTCACCAACCAGGTGCCGCCACTGGACGGGGCCAACCTCTACCGCCTCGACGTGCCGTTGCAACAGTGGATCGCGCGCTTCGGCGGCGGCTGGGCCGAGCAGCGGCTGGACGCCTACGGCGCGCTCGCCGGTGGACCGCTGATGGGCGCCAGCTTTCTCGCCAACGAGAACAAACCGGTGCTGCGCAGTCATGACCGCTACGGCCATCGCATCGACCAGGTCGACTTCCACCCGGCCTACCACGAGCTGATGCGCTGCGCCGTCGAGCACGGCATCCCCTCGCTGCCCTGGGCCAACCCCCAGCCCGGTGCGCAGGTCGCGCGCGCCGGCCTGATGTACCTGCACAATCAGGCCGAGGCCGGTACCAGCTGCCCTCTGACCATGACCTACGCCAGCGTGCCGGCGCTGCGCCTGCAGCCAGACCTTGCCGAGCGCTGGCTGCCGAAGATCCTTGCCACCGAATATGACCCGCGCAACGTGCCGATGGAGGACAAGGCCGGTGTCACCATCGGCATGGCGATGACCGAGAAGCAAGGCGGCACCGACGTGCGCGCCAACACCACCCGCGCCTTGCCGCTCGGTGCCGGTGGACCGGGGCAGGCCTACGAGCTGGTCGGCCACAAGTGGTTCTGCTCGGCGCCGATGTGCGACGCCTTCCTGACCCTGGCGCAGACCGACAAGGGCCTGTCCTGCTTCCTGCTGCCGCGCCATCGCCCGGACGGCACGCGCAATGCGTTCCAGATCCAGCGCCTGAAGAACAAGCTCGGCAACTGGGCCAACGCCTCCAGCGAAGTGGAGTTTCGCGGCGCGCTGGCCTGGATGGTCGGCGACGAGGGCCGCGGCGTGCCGACCATCATCGAGATGGTCGCCTCGACCCGTTTCGACTGCATGATCGGCTCCAGCTCCCTCATGCGCCAGGCGCTGACCCAGGCGTTGCACCATTGCCGGCATCGGCTGGTCGGCGGCCGCGCATTGCTCGACCAGCCGCTGATGCAGAACGTGCTCGCCGACCTGGCGCTGGAGAGTGAAGCGGCGCTGGCGCTGACCCTGCGCATGGGGCACGCACTGGACAACCGGGCCGACGAGGCCCAGGACAAGTTCGCCCGCCTGGTCACCGCGGTGGGCAAGTACTGGATCTGCAAACGCGCCCCGGAAATGATCGCCGAGGCCAGCGAGTGCCTGGGTGGTGCCGGCTACGTCGAGGAAACCATCCTGCCGCGCCTCTACCGCGAGGCGCCGGTCAACTCCATCTGGGAGGGCTCGGGTAACGTGCAATGCCTGGACGTGCTGCGCGCACTGTCGAAGGAGGCCGGTGTGCTCGACGTCTTCTTCGCCGAGCTCGGTGACGGCCAGGGCGACCGCGATCTGGCGGCGCATATCGCCCGCCTCAAGCGCGACCTGCACGACACCGACGACATCCAATACCGCGCCCGCCAGCTCACCGAAGACATGGCCATCGCGCTGCAGGCCAAGCTACTGCTCGAAGCCGGCAACAGCGCCGTGAGCGACGCCTTCATCGCCAGCCGCCTGGCCACCAGCCGCCGTGCCTACGGCACCCTGCCGCGCGGCATCGCACTGCCGCCAATCCTCGACCGCTCCAGCCCGGACTGA
- the casA gene encoding type I-E CRISPR-associated protein Cse1/CasA, with protein sequence MNLLLNRWLKASGRSEKVNSISVAELGEVNWCELVTERPDFRGALYQFLIGLLQTAYAPQDLQEWRDRYANPPSRDELEAAFGPYRHAFLLGNDGPAFMQDLALPDEANQLPVLELLIDAGSSSNLYFNKPAADHGLCEHCFAQAVLTLQLNAPAGGRGVRTSLRGGGPLTTLLRPADEQASLWQKLWLNVIPQDALGYPPITSLSDVLPWLAPTRTSDDKGGADTPPESVHPLQAYWGMPRRIRLDQSTVGQGDCAICAAKDVRLIHHYRTRHGGTNYTGNWMHPLTPYHLDAKGEKPPISCKGHQAGRGYRDWLGLVLGNEDHQPDAALAVSRFNARPGMPRVRLWCFGFSMSNMKALCWYDSMLPVHSIGTDVLRDFTKSVKRLLDSAESMASALHKQVKAAWFRRPGDTGSEPAVLQSFWQATEPTFYHLLNELAALDFDGDRKVVPMYRRWLRDTRQQVLALFDHWVLSGPLEDQDMQRIVKARADLAKELNAGKAMKPLWEIVNRYDREPA encoded by the coding sequence GTGAATTTGTTGCTTAATCGTTGGTTGAAGGCTTCGGGCCGCTCCGAGAAGGTCAATAGCATTTCAGTTGCTGAGCTGGGCGAAGTGAATTGGTGTGAGCTAGTAACGGAACGACCCGACTTCCGCGGCGCGCTGTATCAGTTCCTGATCGGCTTGCTGCAAACCGCCTATGCACCGCAAGACCTGCAGGAATGGCGCGATCGCTACGCAAATCCGCCAAGCCGGGATGAGCTGGAAGCCGCGTTTGGACCCTATCGCCATGCCTTTTTGCTGGGAAACGATGGCCCGGCGTTCATGCAGGATCTTGCACTGCCGGACGAAGCCAATCAGCTGCCGGTGCTGGAGCTGCTGATCGATGCGGGGTCGTCCAGCAACCTGTACTTCAACAAGCCGGCAGCCGATCACGGGCTATGCGAGCACTGCTTCGCTCAGGCCGTGTTGACCCTCCAACTGAACGCACCGGCCGGTGGTCGCGGCGTGCGTACCTCGCTTCGCGGTGGCGGCCCGCTGACTACCTTGCTGCGTCCGGCGGATGAGCAGGCCAGTCTCTGGCAAAAACTCTGGCTGAACGTGATACCGCAGGACGCGCTCGGTTACCCGCCCATCACATCCCTGAGCGATGTGCTGCCTTGGCTGGCACCGACGCGTACCAGCGATGACAAGGGCGGGGCGGATACGCCACCCGAGTCGGTCCATCCGCTGCAGGCGTACTGGGGCATGCCGCGTCGGATCCGGTTAGATCAGTCCACGGTAGGTCAGGGCGACTGCGCGATATGCGCTGCCAAGGATGTGCGGCTGATCCATCACTACCGAACCCGGCATGGGGGCACCAACTACACGGGCAATTGGATGCATCCGTTGACGCCCTATCACCTCGACGCAAAGGGCGAGAAGCCGCCGATTTCCTGCAAAGGACATCAGGCAGGACGGGGTTATCGCGATTGGTTGGGGTTGGTGCTGGGCAACGAAGACCACCAGCCGGATGCGGCGCTTGCGGTTTCCCGTTTTAACGCCCGGCCTGGCATGCCGCGGGTGCGCCTGTGGTGCTTCGGCTTCTCAATGTCGAACATGAAGGCGCTCTGCTGGTACGACAGCATGTTGCCGGTGCATTCCATTGGTACAGATGTGCTGCGCGACTTCACCAAGAGCGTCAAGCGGCTGCTCGACTCCGCCGAGTCGATGGCGAGCGCGCTGCACAAGCAAGTCAAGGCTGCCTGGTTTCGTCGCCCAGGCGATACCGGTAGCGAGCCTGCGGTGCTGCAAAGCTTCTGGCAGGCCACCGAACCCACCTTCTATCACCTGCTGAACGAGCTTGCCGCGCTGGACTTCGACGGCGACAGGAAAGTCGTTCCTATGTACCGCCGCTGGTTGCGAGACACCCGGCAACAGGTGCTGGCGCTATTCGATCATTGGGTGCTCAGCGGCCCGCTCGAGGATCAGGACATGCAGCGCATCGTGAAAGCGCGCGCCGACCTTGCCAAGGAGCTCAATGCAGGCAAGGCCATGAAGCCGCTATGGGAAATCGTCAACCGGTATGACAGGGAGCCGGCATGA
- the casB gene encoding type I-E CRISPR-associated protein Cse2/CasB, producing MRPRKLKLNDAQQHWVRDWWRALQPRGEGDAPLPGPLWTMGRGERAQLRRCADVDELLGHASTLLLAERLIALDEGGCLPDEPYSYERLAWIAGVLAMVKNDARDGKSLAWRLGHGAGHDRPKMSELRFKAMQRSPGVPDLFRHWRRAVQLADRDVDVARLADDLLSWQIELGHSTVRASDGVKFRWACDYYLSARDRAAIDQTESNKEIAQ from the coding sequence ATGAGGCCAAGAAAGCTGAAGTTGAATGACGCGCAGCAGCATTGGGTGCGCGACTGGTGGCGCGCGTTGCAACCCCGAGGCGAAGGCGACGCACCCTTGCCAGGTCCGCTCTGGACGATGGGGCGTGGCGAGCGTGCCCAATTGCGCCGGTGCGCGGATGTGGACGAATTGCTTGGGCATGCCTCCACGCTGCTGTTAGCTGAACGTCTGATCGCCTTGGACGAGGGCGGCTGCTTGCCCGATGAGCCTTACAGCTATGAACGGCTGGCTTGGATCGCTGGTGTGCTGGCGATGGTCAAGAATGACGCCCGCGACGGCAAGAGCCTGGCGTGGCGCCTTGGTCATGGCGCCGGGCACGATCGGCCGAAGATGAGTGAGTTGCGCTTCAAAGCGATGCAGCGCAGCCCTGGCGTACCCGACCTTTTTCGCCACTGGCGCAGGGCCGTGCAGCTGGCCGATCGCGACGTGGACGTGGCGAGGCTGGCCGACGATCTGCTCAGCTGGCAGATCGAGCTGGGGCACTCGACTGTTCGCGCCAGCGATGGCGTCAAGTTTCGCTGGGCCTGCGATTACTACCTGAGCGCCCGGGATCGGGCTGCCATCGATCAAACCGAATCCAACAAGGAGATTGCTCAATGA
- the cas6e gene encoding type I-E CRISPR-associated protein Cas6/Cse3/CasE gives MLATPRQDDWLRDLARHGEPYRDHALIWRLFPGDGMPRDFVFRHLEDERSFYVVSARPPVPNSDLFQVQTKPYAPLLECGEWVRFDLRANPTISVRREDGRSRRHDVLMHAKRSVPSDQRDQLAQVLETAGKDWLLARAEQWGLAVREDSVLQNGYRQQRLRRKGKGIEYSSLDYQGMAKVIDPDRLTKALLEGVGHSKGFGCGLLLVRRV, from the coding sequence TTGCTCGCCACGCCGCGCCAGGATGATTGGCTGCGTGATCTGGCTCGCCATGGCGAACCCTATCGCGACCATGCCCTGATCTGGCGTTTGTTTCCCGGCGATGGAATGCCGCGCGATTTCGTTTTTCGGCATCTTGAGGATGAGCGCAGCTTCTATGTGGTCTCGGCCCGCCCACCTGTTCCGAACTCCGACCTGTTTCAAGTGCAGACCAAGCCCTATGCACCACTGCTGGAATGTGGCGAGTGGGTGCGCTTCGACCTGCGCGCCAATCCCACGATCAGTGTTCGTCGTGAAGACGGACGTTCCCGGCGACATGATGTGCTGATGCATGCCAAGCGCAGCGTGCCTTCTGACCAGCGTGATCAGTTGGCTCAGGTGCTCGAGACGGCAGGCAAGGATTGGCTATTGGCACGTGCCGAACAGTGGGGATTGGCGGTGCGCGAAGACAGCGTTCTGCAGAACGGCTATCGCCAGCAGCGGCTTCGGCGAAAAGGCAAAGGCATCGAGTACTCCAGCCTGGATTACCAGGGCATGGCCAAGGTGATCGATCCGGACCGACTGACCAAGGCGCTGCTCGAAGGGGTTGGACACAGCAAAGGGTTCGGCTGCGGCTTGTTGCTTGTCAGGCGGGTTTAA
- the cas7e gene encoding type I-E CRISPR-associated protein Cas7/Cse4/CasC, which yields MTRFVQLHLLTSYPPSNLNRDDLGNPKTARLGGVERLRVSSQSLKRAWRTSELFQQALAGNIGTRTKRLGVEAFDALIAAGVGEKQAKEWAGQMAKVYGAVKKDNPLEIEQLVHIAPQERATLDALVATLAREKRGPSDEELDALLHAQTAVDIAMFGRMLAAKTEFNGEAAVQVAHAIGVHASAVEDDYFTAVDDLNSTDPGAAHIGESGFAAAVFYQYLCIDRDLLKRNLGGDEALTQKALRALAQAALTVGPNGKQNSFASRAYAHFGLAEKGSQQPRSLSLAFVKPVSGGDYASEAVTVLERVRANMDKVYGACADSHNQFNVLAGEGSVADFLDFVAAE from the coding sequence ATGACCCGATTCGTCCAACTGCACCTGCTCACCTCCTATCCGCCTTCCAACCTCAACCGCGATGACTTGGGCAATCCGAAAACCGCGCGTCTGGGTGGCGTCGAACGGCTGCGGGTTTCTTCGCAAAGCCTCAAGCGCGCCTGGCGCACCTCAGAGCTGTTTCAACAGGCCTTGGCCGGCAATATCGGGACGCGAACCAAGCGGCTAGGGGTGGAAGCATTCGATGCGCTGATTGCCGCAGGTGTCGGCGAGAAGCAGGCGAAGGAATGGGCCGGACAGATGGCTAAGGTCTACGGGGCGGTGAAGAAGGACAACCCGCTGGAGATCGAGCAACTGGTCCACATTGCACCGCAGGAGCGGGCTACGCTCGATGCGCTGGTTGCTACCCTGGCGCGGGAAAAGCGCGGCCCCAGCGATGAAGAGCTCGATGCGCTGCTGCATGCCCAGACTGCAGTGGACATCGCCATGTTCGGCCGCATGCTCGCCGCGAAAACCGAGTTCAACGGCGAGGCGGCCGTGCAGGTGGCCCATGCCATCGGCGTGCATGCCTCGGCCGTCGAGGATGACTATTTCACCGCCGTTGACGACCTCAACAGCACTGACCCAGGTGCCGCGCATATCGGTGAGTCCGGTTTCGCCGCCGCTGTCTTTTATCAATACCTGTGTATCGACCGGGACCTCCTGAAGAGAAATCTCGGCGGCGACGAGGCACTGACGCAAAAGGCGCTGCGGGCCCTCGCCCAGGCGGCCCTGACCGTTGGACCCAACGGCAAACAAAACAGCTTCGCCAGCCGGGCTTATGCCCATTTCGGCCTGGCGGAGAAAGGCAGCCAACAGCCGCGTTCGCTTTCGCTCGCGTTCGTCAAGCCGGTCAGCGGAGGCGATTACGCCAGCGAAGCGGTGACGGTGCTCGAGCGCGTGCGTGCCAACATGGACAAGGTCTACGGCGCCTGTGCCGACAGCCACAACCAGTTCAACGTGCTGGCCGGGGAGGGTTCGGTCGCTGACTTCCTCGATTTCGTCGCAGCGGAGTGA
- a CDS encoding KilA-N domain-containing protein, with the protein MKAKLQVLDQQIGTTTKDGIEYINITDIARFKNADRTGVIIGNWLRNRNTIEFLGIWEQLNNPDFKVIEFDDFKKQAGLNSFTLTPKQWIEQTGAIGLISRAGRYGGTFAQKDIAFEFASWISVEFKLYLIKEFQRLKEQEFQQLGWDIRRNLAKVNYLIHTDAIRENLIPDTLMPQQTSQVYASEADLLNVALFGVTAREWRDANPALKGNIRDHANVHQLVCLANLESMNAHFIEQGLSQAERLKRLNELAIRQMRVLVARLSAGEVE; encoded by the coding sequence ATGAAAGCCAAACTCCAGGTCCTCGACCAGCAGATCGGTACCACCACCAAGGACGGCATCGAGTACATCAACATCACCGACATCGCGCGCTTCAAAAATGCGGATAGAACCGGTGTGATCATCGGAAACTGGCTGCGCAACCGGAATACCATCGAATTTCTGGGTATCTGGGAGCAACTCAATAATCCGGATTTTAAAGTCATCGAATTCGATGACTTTAAAAAACAGGCTGGCCTCAACAGTTTCACCCTCACGCCCAAGCAATGGATCGAGCAGACCGGCGCCATCGGCCTGATCTCCCGGGCCGGGCGCTACGGTGGTACCTTCGCCCAGAAGGACATCGCCTTCGAGTTCGCCAGCTGGATCTCGGTGGAGTTCAAGCTCTATCTCATCAAGGAATTCCAGCGGCTAAAGGAGCAGGAGTTCCAGCAGCTGGGCTGGGATATCCGGCGCAACCTGGCCAAGGTCAATTACCTGATCCACACCGATGCCATTCGGGAAAACCTGATCCCGGACACCCTGATGCCACAGCAGACCAGCCAGGTCTACGCCAGCGAGGCGGACCTGCTCAACGTGGCGCTGTTCGGCGTCACCGCGCGTGAGTGGCGGGACGCCAACCCGGCGCTCAAGGGCAACATCCGCGACCACGCCAACGTGCACCAGCTGGTCTGCCTGGCGAACCTGGAGTCGATGAATGCGCATTTCATCGAGCAGGGCCTGAGCCAGGCCGAGCGACTCAAGAGGTTGAACGAACTCGCCATCCGGCAGATGCGTGTCCTGGTTGCGCGGTTGTCAGCAGGCGAGGTCGAGTGA